The DNA region TGGAGATGCCAAGCCTAGCAACAGTCAGGATCAAGAGAACAGTTTAGTTAAGGACTTGATCCGACTACTTCTGTCATCCTTCAAAAATTGTCCTAATTTCTATTCCAATGGTTTTTGCAGGTTTATTTCAGACAATAATAAGCTTTTTCAGATTGATATTCCATACCCATTCAAGAAGATATATCTTATCTTGCTCCAAGCTTGAGTCAGAGTTTGGCCGACCACTGACAATCTCCATGGCAACGACTCCAAAGCTAAATACATCAGCCTTCTCAGTAAGGCGGCCACGCATGGCATATTCTGGGGCAAGGTACCCACTGCATCAACAATTAGTTTGATAAATAAGGGTAAAATCTTGGACATAGAGTCGAACTGCATGAATAGAATATAGGGTTTAAGGATCTTACATTGTGCCTGCAACACGGGTGCTGATATGTGTCTTTTTATCATCATAGAGCTTCGCCAACCCAAAATCTGAGATTTTAGGATTAAGGTCTGAGTCAAGCAGAATATTACTAGCCTTGATATCTCTGTGCACGATTCTTAGTCGAGATTCCTCGTGCAAATAAGCTAGACCTCTTGCTACTCCCAAGCATATTTCAAAGCGTCTTGGCCAATCAAGGTATAAGTTACTACCTCCTAGAaagttgaaaaaattaaattaaatcagtATCCTTATATTAGAGATAAGTTATAGGAACTAAAAGGATATACAACCATAAGATAATACCAAATAGTGCTTGATCAAGACTCTTGTTTTCATGATACTCATACACAAGCAACCGTTTGTTTCCCTCATAGCAGCAGCCGTACAACTTCACGAGGTTGCGGTGCTGGACGCCAGAAATAGTTGCAATCTCCGCCACAAACTCGCTCTTCCCTTGGTGGGAGGCCACAGAGAGTTGCTTAACAGCAATATTTCTCCCATCCTCAAGCGTTCCCTGTTTATCACCAAGTTTAGGCTAAATGACAGATATATCCTGaggtaaattttctttttcatgtttACATCTTTCTAGAGAAAATGAAGAACTTGTGTTTAGAACTTTAGATGTAATCATTAGGTATCTTTTTTACACACAACTGTACCAATTTTGATTGCTTATAACTAGAAGGCAGAGCGGACACAAATGAAAGGAGAAATTTTATGGAGGAAAAGTATAATGAAAAAAGGCAGTGAATTGAAGATGTGCTTCAAACAATCCCGAAGGAATAGCCgacatatttaattttacccCTTCTGCTTTTTGGGTGAAAAATTGAGGAAGGGTTACTTTAGCACCTCATTGCAAGAAGAATTACCTTGTATACTGATCCAAATCCTCCCTCTCCAAGCTTATTAGAAGGACTAAAGTCACTCGTTCTGGCTTTTAATACTGCATAACTAAAAGTATATGGCTTCACATCCATTCCCAAGAACTCTGCAAATTCAATAGGAAAAGATGCTAttaaacttcaaagttcaaattaatcatattttaCTCACCAAAGGGCTTACATAACATAATGACTTCTTTCCATCTCCCCCCAAAAGATAATAGAAAGTAGAAGAAAGGTTTTGATCTTATAGGAATGTGCAACAAAGGTAGCAATACATGAATCTAAAAGATGTTCATCGATAAACATATTCATTCTTTCTAGCTAATTTGTGTTCCCTACTTCCACGTTGATAAGAAACGAGATGATATTGTAAAGAAAAATGTTAGCAATCTTTCCAATAGAACTGATCTTAAACTGCTTTGATCTATAGTAAGAGTTGGTAAACCACTTTTTACTAATTTCTTGTTGCTTTATCCAGGCTAAGCTATGCTCATAGATTCACAAAATAATTTctcaagcaaaaaaaaaaaaaaaaaaaaaNNNNNNNNNNNNNNNNNNNNNNNNNNNNNNNNNNNNNNNNNNNNNNNNNNNNNNNNNNNNNNNNNNNNNNNNNNNNNNNNNNNNNNNNNNNNNNNNNNNNNNNNNNNNNNNNNNNNNNNNNNNNNNNNNNNNNNNNNNNNNNNNNNNNNNNNNNNNNNNNNNNNNNNNNNNNNNNNNNNNNNNNNNNNNNNNNNNNNNNNNNNNNNNNNNNNNNNNNNNNNNNNNNNNNNNNNNNNNNNNNNNNNNNNNNNNNNNNNNNNNNNNNNNNNNNNNNNNNNNNNNNNNNNNNNNNNNNNNNNNNNNNNNNNNNNNNNNNNNNNNNNNNNNNNNNNNNNNNNNNNNNNNNNNNNNNNNNNNNNNNNNNNNNNNNNNNNNNNNNNNNNNNNNNNNNNNNNNNNNNNNNNNNNNNNNNNNNNNNNNNNNNNNNNNNNNNNNNNNNNNNNNNNNNNNNNNNNNNNNNNNNNNNNNNNNNNNNNNNNNNNNNNNNNNNNNNNNNNNNNNNNNNNNNNNNNNNNNNNNNNNNNNNNNNNNNNNNNNNNNNNNNNNNNNNNNNNNNNNNNNNNNNNNNNNNNNNNNNNNNNNNNNNNNNNNNNNNNNNNNNNNNNNNNNNNNNNNNNNNNNNNNNNNNNNNNNNNNNNNNNNNNNNNNNNNNNNNNNNNNNNNNNNNNNNNNNNNNNNNNNNNNNNNNNNNNNNNNNNNNNNNNNNNNNNNNNNNNNNNNNNNNNNNNNNNNNNNNNNNNNNNNNNNNNNNNNNNNNNNNNNNNNNNNNNNNNNNNNNNNNNNNNNNNNNNNNNNNNNNNNNNNNNNNNNNNNNNNNNNNNNNNNNNNNNNNNNNNNNNNNNNNNNNNNNNNNNNNNNNNNNNNNNNNNNNNNNNNNNNNNNNNNNNNNNNNNNNNNNNNNNNNNNNNNNNNNNNNNNNNNNNNNNNNNNNNNNNNNNNNNNNNNNNNNNNNNNNNNNNNNNNNNNNNNNNNNNNNNNNNNNNNNNNNNNNNNNNNNNNNNNNNNNNNNNNNNNNNNNNNNNNNNNNNNNNNNNNNNNNNNNNNNNNNNNNNNNNNNNNNNNNNNNNNNNNNNNNNNNNNNNNNNNNNNNNNNNNNNNNNNNNNNNNNNNNNNNNNNNNNNNNNNNNNNNNNNNNNNNNNNNNNNNNNNNNNNNNNNNNNNNNNNNNNNNNNNNNNNNNNNNNNNNNNNNNNNNNNNNNNNNNNNNNNNNNNNNNNNNNNNNNNNNNNNNNNNNNNNNNNNNNNNNNNNNNNNNNNNNNNNNNNNNNNNNNNNNNNNNNNNNNNNNNNNNNNNNNNNNNNNNNNNNNNNNNNNNNNNNNNNNNNNNNNNNNNNNNNNNNNNNNNNNNNNNNNNNNNNNNNNNNNNNNNNNNNNNNNNNNNNNNNNNNNNNNNNNNNNNNNNNNNNNNNNNNNNNNNNNNNNNNNNNNNNNNNNNNNNNNNNNNNNNNNNNNNNNNNNNNNNNNNNNNNNNNNNNNNNNNNNNNNNNNNNNNNNNNNNNNNNNNNNNNNNNNNNNNNNNNNNNNNNNNNNNNNNNNNNNNNNNNNNNNNNNNNNNNNNNNNNNNNNNNNNNNNNNNNNNNNNNNNNNNNNNNNNNNNNNNNNNNNNNNNNNNNNNNNNNNNNNNNNNNNNNNNNNNNNNNNNNNNNNNNNNNNNNNNNNNNNNNNNNNNNNNNNNNNNNNNNNNNNNNNNNNNNNNNNNNNNNNNNNNNNNNNNNNNNNNNNNNNNNNNNNNNNNNNNNNNNNNNNNNNNNNNNNNNNNNNNNNNNNNNNNNNNNNNNNNNNNNNNNNNNNNNNNNNNNNNNNNNNNNNNNNNNNNNNNNNNNNNNNNNNNNNNNNNNNNNNNNNNNNaaaaaaaaaaaaaaaaaaaaaaggttatggCTCTtctgaattttgtttttttttttttttttaaacaaaacatgAAGCAAATAAAATAGAACAGGATTTGTAGTAAGTTTTTTACTTACCTTCATCGTCATATGTCTCCTGCCTTTTTCTTCTCTGAACAAAACAGTACACAGCAAATACAGAAAGAAAGCTCACGATTCCTACTGCAACAATAATTCCTACAACCATGCCAGTTCTATTCTTCTTTTGTTCAGAGGGAGGTTTGTTACTAACAGTGGGAACAAAATCTGCAGAAAAGCTTAGTtttcaaaatacaatttttaaaaaattttgacaacAGATTTACTTGAAATGATAGTCAGTGATGATCATATGTACCTGGGGTTGCACTAATCGCTGAAATCAAAGGTCCATAAGTACCTTGACTAGGTATACAGCAAGTTCCTTTCCCAGCCCAATATAGATGAATGTCCATATGATTTTCAGATACTTGAACCTTATATTGCCTCGAAAGGCCTCTGAGTGATCCCCCAGCTAATTTTTTAATGTCAAAATCTTTCTCCTTTAAGCTTCCCTGAAGAGACCAAAACCTCAGCTAAATCTCATGTATAAGTGAAGATTGCACAAGTCATTGGTGTgagaatattttcaaatttctcTATAACATAAACatagaataatatataaagCAATCTACTGTTTGTTGGTCCTTGAGGAAAAGGAATCAATAGATTCAAGGAATGCATCATAATTATATAGCAACTACTTTGTAATTTTGTGCCCAATCTCATCAGAGTAACAACAGTTAACTAGAATTTATAACAGTATAACTCAACTTAGCCTTAATTCTGATCTAGTTGgaatatgcatgtatgtatctATACAGGTATACATGGATACATGCATACACGTTGCATTCTATTAAGCTCAAAATTTGTTGTGAGCCCTTGAGTTTAGCATATCCTTCACATGTGTAAATCATCTTGACCAATTCCATCAATTTCATCCTGAATAGATGCCATTTGAATCGTACTTTGAATAATTCAGCTATCTAACAAAATTTCTAATACATTCACTTGCAAATAAATTATTGAGTCTACAGTCACCCAAATCCTAGAACACAtacctgtatatatatattaaagatgcGCCTCCCAAGACTCTTCCAAGAAAGAGGATTAGGATTCGGGATTACTGACTCTGCAAACTGGAGGGTGACAGTGTAATTACCATTTTCCAAGCCTAAGCCATAGTACCTTAGAGATCCGGCTGAAATTCTTGCTGTCTGGAAAAGTTCAGAGTCCAAAGTATTTGTAAACTGTGACGAACTGGAGGTTGTGTATTTTGGATTATTGCTATCAGAGGGCAGTCCAACATTACTAACAGCCCACCTGCCTGTGCTTGTCATGTAATATGTTGCTGGACCAAGAGTCGCATTATCCCTCTCATACACTATCTGGTTAGATGACGTTATTTCTTGACCACCACACTTAATAGCAAAGCTAGAGTCTGTGGGTGATGAGCAAATATGAAGCGTTAAAAGACCTCCATCTCAAAATGCATAGAAATAGAATATTAGtcatgtaataatttataacATCTCAGAACTTAATCATGCACAGACTACAATGTTTTACAATGAACATTAAATATCAAAACTTAATACAAAATCTTttgttgttttaattatttggcCTCCTTTTCACACAAGTTGGAAACGAGTAGAAATTTCATCTTTAAAGAATTACAAATTCAATATATTTGTTTTGAGCATAAAGTATTGATCAATGAAACACATTTTGGTTTAACTTACAAATGGGATCTCCCCGATGACATGGGAAATTCTTCTGAAGACAATTCAATCCGGAAGGCAGAGCACTGAAAGGAGAAAGAATGCATTGAATCAGATTAACACTAAATCTAAGTTAAAActatctcaaaataattttttgacttAATTTGCATCACTCTGCCAGAACAAACTGTCAAACATTTTCTGAGAAAACAGTAGCCTGATGTAGCCATGACAACAGTTTGGATCAAACCATTTACTATTCTCACCAGAATCTTAACCAAGATCCTAAGGTCCTTGTTAAGATTCCTCTATTTCAGGCATAGAAACTCAGAATGCcctatataatttttaaattttataaattcaaaCTGATTCTGAACTGGAACTAGAACAGTGACTAGTATTGTACggttctggttctggttctAGTTCCAGTACCACCAATCCTAACCTACAACCAAAACATGGAGATGAGTTTCCTGATGTAGATTAAATTGACTGAAATATATCTCTACCATTTTAATTATTAGCAACATATTTATTATCTAAGAACAGATATATGGCCtttggaaaattcaaagaacaacaaaaaattgaagatGGTGATTCCGAAACATGAAATATATGGTCAAGTGTAACTCTAACCTTCCGTTAGACCTGTCTATGGTAAAGTTATTGCTGATGAGATTCCTGCAAATTATAAAATAGCAAGTGGCAACATTTGAATTCAAGAAGAGACCCCTATTATATTAGAAAGTGAATCTTGAAacaaaaacatacaaattaggAAGGAATGTCATAGTGTGTGATGCTTGTTGTCTATTCATACTTACAGTTGTAAACCTCGTCCGCCAGTCCAAGAAGGGAAGTTCCCAGATATTTCATTGTACGATAAATCTCTGCAGGTAAAATCTTGAGGATGTTAAACATGCTAAGTGTTGACGATAACCAACAGCCAAGAACAGAGATATATATGCAGGAAACAACACAGATATAATATGTAGTgtaactgaaaaattaattgttactCCATATATAGAATTATAGATTTAAGTCTAAGGGGTTACTTAATGCCTTAAGCTAAGTGGTGATGAATATTTATGGCGGTAAAGTTTAGCTTTCTAATTAAAAGGATATAACTCACATATTCAGTAGATTTTGGCTCTTCTGTGCAGGCAAAGAACCTGTTAACTTGTTACTACCAAGAAACCTGAAGATTGGAATGACCATATGTAAGTGCACGCTATTGAAATGGTATCAAAGTAAAAGAAACTCCAGGATgatttattacaaattttggAGTGAACTAAGATTGAAAAGTTGATCTGGGACACGTCCAGTCAAATTGTTGAAGCTCAAATCcctatttaaaagaaaaacaaacaaacaaacaaacaaatggtTAAGCAGTGCTTTTTATGGAgtgataaataaaattgaataactacaatttgcaattatattaaatattgacTCTCAATCACCACCACGTCTTAATTAAACATCCTTCAACCAAAGGACTTACAGCAGTGACAAGCTCTGATATTCTCCAATATTAGAGGGGATGGAACCAGAAATATTGTTATTCCGCAAAACTCTGAGGACCAAGCAATCAGTTAATTATGATTTGTCAGATTCTAGGAAAAAAGGGCAAAAAAGAGgagtataataaaattttgcagATTGGAGCTGATCATAACTCCTTACAATTTGCTTAAATTCTTCATATTCCAAATGAAGTCCAGTGAAGAGCTCCCATTCAAAAGATCACTTATCCTCCTGCAAGTATCCAGTGCAGTAGACATAAGAATATTCTTAACACAAAAAACAAACTTTGTAACACATAAAGAAGTAAGGGTTTAGATAAAACTTACAAGTCAACCAATGAGGTCAAATTTGAAAGTGTAGATGGAATTGGACCCTGAAATGAATTTCCTTCAAACTTCCTGCAGAAATACAAAATTGATGCCAATCATAAATAATGGAAAGTAGAGAAGCAGCAATGGGCATGGGTTAAGAATGATTTTCCATTGAATCTAGAAATCAAGTGCAATGGACTGTCTGGAAAggataatattataataatcttATTAACAGCCTTACAAGATAGTAAGCTTTGACAAATTCCCAATGAAATCAGGTATCCTCCCAGTAAACTCATTGTTTGAAGCCCAcctgaaagaaacaaaatttgcTCCATTGAACTCCATTACAGAATTCACCCTatttttactattaaaaaaaaaaaaaaagccaaggACACTTACAGTGCTTCTAGGTTCAATAGATTTGCAAATGTTGGAGGTATAGCACCACTAACACCAGAGGCATCCATATAGCTGGCAATTGAATAAAAAATCTATCAATTTAAAGAAAACACTGTAGCTGGTCTCTAGAAGTCTTATTCATAAAAGCATCAAATCAATCTTACATTTGTGTAAGACGTTTCCAATTTCCAAGCCCCGAAGGCAAGGGTCCAGAAAAGTTATTTCCACCAATTGCACTGCAACACATGCAAGTTTCAATTTTGTTTAAACAAATGTCCAAGAATTACCTGATCAtacacatcaataatcaatcATAATATCCATGAATGGCTTTAATAATGTCTTACAAGGATATAATCTCAGTCAGAAATCCAAGTTCCTCCGGAAGCTCCCCCGATAATGCATTAATGCCTAAGCTTCTGGTGACCATGAAAAAAGAGCCATATATGCTTTAAAACATGTACTCAACATGAAACAGAGATAACTATATCAAGTTAAATACTGCAGATAAGCTCACTTACAGGTATTGCATGCCACGCAAATTTCCAATGGAGGGGGATAGTGTGCCTGTCAAGTAATTTTGGCCAAGATCTCTACAATAAAAATGAAGAGCCGTCTGGACTTagaagaaaattatatatatatatatatatatatatacacacacacacacacaaagtatTTGGTTTGCAATCCATAATCTTTGTCAAAATTAATAATCTTAATAACCTAATAAAATAAGTTTTTCGAAAATGGAACATAAAATGGTTACGATCAGAACTATACAGTATATGAAAAGAATCCATACAGATCATTGATGGAAATTAGGTTCCAAAGTTCATCTGGAATCGGACCAGTAACGTCTAACGCGTAAACTTTCCTGCGAAGAAAAAGCATACATGAATCTAGATTGAACTtcataaataccaaaaaaaaaaaaaaaaagagcataaAATTGATGAATTCCAGAGAAGAAAGTGGAGAAGATGGTAGATTACAGGGCAGTGATGTGGCAAGGAGTGGAAGAGCAATCGCATTTGATTCCCGGATTGTAAGCGGTGTCTTGTATGCCGGTAGAATCGACGGCGGCGCCGGTGCACAATTCTCCACTTAAGTTCCACTGCTGATTGTTCGCCCGAATCCCCCATTTTTGGAATATGGAGTTCAAAATCCTAGCTGCAGCACAACATCCATTGTTGAATTCAATTGCAAGTTCTCCGTAGTAATTTAGgccaaagacaacaattttttttccaaataattaattttgaacTTATTTTTGTGAA from Ipomoea triloba cultivar NCNSP0323 chromosome 6, ASM357664v1 includes:
- the LOC116022554 gene encoding probable LRR receptor-like serine/threonine-protein kinase At1g56140; translation: MKGKSVTSRVGLMKYGASFYIAITMAISISAPQLLPAARAQPPTANNNATLDPAEARILNSIFQKWGIRANNQQWNLSGELCTGAAVDSTGIQDTAYNPGIKCDCSSTPCHITALKVYALDVTGPIPDELWNLISINDLDLGQNYLTGTLSPSIGNLRGMQYLSLGINALSGELPEELGFLTEIISFAIGGNNFSGPLPSGLGNWKRLTQIYMDASGVSGAIPPTFANLLNLEALWASNNEFTGRIPDFIGNLSKLTILKFEGNSFQGPIPSTLSNLTSLVDLRISDLLNGSSSLDFIWNMKNLSKLVLRNNNISGSIPSNIGEYQSLSLLDLSFNNLTGRVPDQLFNLSSLQNLFLGSNKLTGSLPAQKSQNLLNIDLSYNEISGNFPSWTGGRGLQLNLISNNFTIDRSNGSALPSGLNCLQKNFPCHRGDPIYSSFAIKCGGQEITSSNQIVYERDNATLGPATYYMTSTGRWAVSNVGLPSDSNNPKYTTSSSSQFTNTLDSELFQTARISAGSLRYYGLGLENGNYTVTLQFAESVIPNPNPLSWKSLGRRIFNIYIQGSLKEKDFDIKKLAGGSLRGLSRQYKVQVSENHMDIHLYWAGKGTCCIPSQGTYGPLISAISATPDFVPTVSNKPPSEQKKNRTGMVVGIIVAVGIVSFLSVFAVYCFVQRRKRQETYDDEEFLGMDVKPYTFSYAVLKARTSDFSPSNKLGEGGFGSVYKGTLEDGRNIAVKQLSVASHQGKSEFVAEIATISGVQHRNLVKLYGCCYEGNKRLLVYEYHENKSLDQALFGGSNLYLDWPRRFEICLGVARGLAYLHEESRLRIVHRDIKASNILLDSDLNPKISDFGLAKLYDDKKTHISTRVAGTIGYLAPEYAMRGRLTEKADVFSFGVVAMEIVSGRPNSDSSLEQDKIYLLEWAWHLHENNRDVDVVDERLSDFNKDEVKRVIGVSLLCTQASPSMRPSMSRVVAMLSGDAEVPTVTSRPSYLTDWKFDDRTSFMTDIHGSQVIGDYSSVATTSVATTDLNSSPRSTPSRPMLHHIIGEGR